The DNA region CCACCCCGCCGGTGGCGATGACAGTGTCCGAGTATTTGTTCCAATCGTGCGTGAGGGCTTCGTTCGGGATGGCACCCGCGTAGGTGGTGCCGTTGGAGAGGCGGGGCAGGATGGTGGACTGGGGtatggaagggggggagtggaTCGGAATCTGGGCGACGAGGTGGTATTTCGCGTTGACAGGAGTGCGGAGGTCGAACAGGCGGAGGTGGGAATCGGAGCTGACGCAggagatgagggaggggttgtgggggctgaaggaggccgagTAAGTGCAGTTGCCTACGGGGAGGGTTTTGAGGCTTGCTGGGCGGGTTGGGGACCACTAGTGGTGAGACAAAGGTTAGTGGTTGATGGGAttgaagggggaaggggaagggggaacgAACGATTTTGACGGTACCATCccatgatgaggagaggaaggtgtcTTTTGTGAGGGGGTTCCAACAGACGGAAAAGGTCTCTCGCTTGTGCTCGTGGAAGTTCATGACGGGAAATTCGGGCACGTTGAGGTCGAAGAGCTTGATGGAGCCATCGCCGCATGCTACCGCGCATTGGTTTTCGTTGATTTCTGACCAGGCGAGGTCGTACTGGGCGTCGTTTGTGTCGTAGGTTTTTTCGATGGCGATGCCCTGGGGGCCGAGACCCAAGATGAAGAGGCGGCCGTTGCCGACGATGCCGtagttggaggaggaggcgacgGCGAGGCGGGAGTCGTAGTAGGGGGAGTATTTGACCGAGTAAGGGTTGAAGCCCGGGGTTCGGgcttcgaggagggaggccaTTGTGAGGGGTTGGGGCACAAGAGGGGCAATGCGCAGCAAGAGAGGCAAGCAAGGATTGGGCAAGAAAGATTAGGGGTAAAAAAGGGGTACGTGTATGAGCAAAGCGCAATGTTTACTTCCAATTTCCAATTGTGTCGTTTGCGACAAGTTCAATGTCTCGatgaggttggaggaggtggactgCCATGAGCTGCTAAGCCGTCCGTGAAATGGTGGGGCACATGGGCCTCGGCTTACGGTAGCTACCCCGGAACTGACTCCCCGGGGGATTCTTTAACAGCCGCAATGATCCCTGGTTTCCCGCTGTAAGCGGTCCCGTGACAGCGCTCCCCCTGGGCGTTTTGTGCCCCACCGGTGACACGTCCATGTTTAATCTACGCGTTACAACACCTCTTGGTTCAACGACATCAttttggggtttggagggCATGCGCTTGGATATCCCGGTGGTCCTTTGATTTATTCAAAAGTTTACAGGCTTGGAAGACCAAGGAGCTCTCGACTGAAGCCATGGATGCCTTTGTGACCAGGCGGTCACAGAAACGCAAAACAAGCGACGATTTTGCCGTGGAATCGCATGAAGAATCGACAGACATCAAACTGGCGATTCTAGCTTCCCTTCATCCTGATATCGAACAAGAAATGCTTCTTGATATTCTTTTAGCGCACGACGGCGATGTCCAGGCCAcatccaacaccctcaaATCACCATCTACCCCCCGATCTGTCAAAAAGACTGCCAACAACAGAATAGCAGGACAAACATCCCTACGAGCCTTCGCTATCGACCCATCATCCGGCGAGCCATCCCCAAAGAAACCCAAAATTCTCTCCAAAAAAGGCCAAACACTACACCTCTACGACCCGCAAGACATAAGCGAGCACACCCCCTGCACCATAATTCACAACTTCCTCCCCGCCCACGAAGCCAACGAGCTTCTATTCGAACTCCTGGAAGAGTCCAAAACATTCCAAAAGGCATCCTTCAAACTATTTGACAACATCGTCTCCAGCCCCCACACCTCGGGGTTTTACGTTGGCAGTCAGAAGGAACTGCAAGAGCAGAAGGATGACTACCACTATAACGGTGGCAGGATCAGCGTAGGTTTCTGCTCTCATTTCCCCGGCTCCGCTGCTTTCATAGATTCTTACAGGATTTTACAGGATGTCCGCACCCTGACACCAAAACTAGAAGCTGTACGGGGGCGAGTGCAAGAGACAGTTAATTCGGCAATTGAAGAGCACATTCGCACTCATCACCGTGGTCAGAAGCCAAGACATCAGCCTTCTGAGCCTTGGTGTGCGAATGCAGCTTTTGTGAATTGTTACAATGGGCCGCAGGAGAGCGTTGGTTGGGTACGTCTGTTTTCGTTCCATTTCTCACCACATCTTATGTCCACACCACAACCCCTGAGCGTTTCCCTGCCAACCACACCCCCTTATTCTCACTACTGTCCccttcaccaacaaccctccATTTTGTTTTAGACATATGCTAATGGTTAACAGCACACCGACCAACTAACCTACCTCGGCCCCCGCCCCACAATTGCATCCCTTTCCCTAGGCGTAACCCGCGAGTTCCGCCTCCGTCGCATATCTTCTTTTCTGCCCTCTTCCACATCTGACAATCCTGATCCAAACCTCCAAGGCCAAGTctcgctccccctcccccacaacTCCTTGTTGATCATgcactccaccacccaagagGAATGGAAACACTCTGTGtcaccttccccaaccctaaccccgcACCCTGTGTCGGGCAATATCAGGATCAACATCACCTACCGCCACTATCGCTCTGCTTTTCACCCGAAGTATACACCAAAGTGTCACTGCGGTGTGCcaggggtgttgagggtggtgacgaATGACACCAAGCAAGCAAACggtgagagggagaggaaggagaatcGGGGGAGGTATTTCTACATGTAAGCCCGCCTTTCCCCCTAACGTTCTTTGGCCTCCCCAAGGTGATGTGCTGATAAAACTGATCTAAGGTGCCACGCGGGTAACGTACCCGACCCTACCAAAAAGAAGTGTGGGTGGTTTTTGTGGGGCGATTTCGACCAAGATGGAAATCCGAGGGTCTGAATATGGCCAATCAGAGCAAGCCGGGGTGATGTCCGCCAAGGGACCTCGGATCACCAACTGCCAATATTTCATGTGTGGGAGGATCTTGACAATCGACGAATGAAAAATGAGAGGGAGAGATGCCCGGTTTCTTGTGTGACGGATTCGATATTCGGTTTCGTAGAAGAACAAAACTGCGCCAATCGGAGATGGGGCCGGTCGGGGTGACACCCGTAGAGTTCCTATTCTATAGTCTGTAGAAGTGTACAAAAGGCCTGATTTATGAATGCTCACCGATTACAGCAGCCCGGGGAAAGATCCGTATTCCGCTGTCTTCTTTTCTCGTATTAGAACAACCATGGCTACCCACTTTGATGGAGTAGATACCTAGCCAAACTAGCAAATTACGCGAGAAATGAGGAATGGTCTGTACAAGCACACGAGTCAATGTGCTTATTATACATGTAATTCCGCATATACATACTGTAAACACAAACAATTATTCCTTGTAGCTAATGCGCCCTCGACATGGTTTAGATTTCGGCAACAGCCCATTTCACCTGCCTCCTAAAGTCATGGAGAACCCTCTGTGAACATCAAGTGACAAGCACATCCTCCATATCCGATTCTCTAATTTCGGCCGGAAACAAAGGTCTTGTATCCCCTCTCGCCTGCCAAAAGCGCCCGATCCGCACAGCTTCGCCCGAAGCATTCTGCCTGATCACCAATCCAAGATCAAGCACTTGGTCCGGATTTTCATCCGCGTTCCTCGCCAGAAGTAAGCAGCAAAGCCCTTCTTGTTGCCCCGTGATGATGCCTAGGGGTCACTTCGAGTCCTCCACCGTATCCGCCGCCCAAGAGGCAACCGCATGATCCCCTCCTCTATCCCTATCAACTAAACCACCCCCAGAGCCATCTCGACGGCGCACAACCCGCTTCACAGCCCCCTGCAAACGCAcataccccctccccttctcatccATCCCCGTCTCGACAACTTTTCCAATCCACTCAGGAAGAAGATCCTCCCCGCTAGGTCCAACGCGAGGCATCAAAGCCATCTCCTCAAAAACCCTCCCTTCCAAGCCCGCCCATGACCACGTCGGCGCCAAATACTCCCTCGTGTGCGGCCGATCACTGGATGTATCAGTGAACCACAAAAGTTCATCAAGCAGCTTGTCCTCCCACATCCCCCAGAGGTCCTTCCATGATGTCAGCCTCTCGATCCGCTGAATAAGACTCGACACGGCAACAAGGTGGTCGTCAAAATAAGTCAGTTGACAACCAGTATAGGCGCCCGGACAGCGCGCCACGCTGAAAACAGCGCAGTGGATGAGTCTCCcccagaggaggaggaggaaggggctCGAATGCATTCTCTCAAGAAATCCGCCTTTGGAGAAACcgaccaacctccccccaggACTTGCTCTCCGTCGCCAAGCACTCGACACACTCCCAAGCCAAACCCCAGGCGCCGTAGTACACCGTCCTGGGTCCCAAAATCCGCTCCTGCAGAACCCACGCGCGCGTGTGCAGCGGTAAAGGGGAGCGGTCAATCTGCAAAAACGTGTCAAGACGCTGGTGGCAATCAACATGAAGCCCGTGAGGGAGATGGCATATTCGAAAAGCGAGCGGGTTCCGCGGCGTGGTCTCTTTGCCGTCGGGGCTCTTCTCTGCAAAGCACCCCTggacggaggagagggccgtcaaggcggaggtggtgcagACGAAATTCGCGTATATGTCGCCCATGATCTTGGATTCGTCGCGCCAGTCGGCTTTGGAGTCTTGGATGATGCAGAGGGAGTCGATCCAGATGTGTGTGTGGCCTAGCTGGCGCGTGACTTTTGCTGCCTCGCGGAAGGTTGGAGGAAGTTGGTTGAATGGGATCTGGTGTTGAAAGTCGGCGAGGTTGTCCAGGAGAGTCGGAGGATTTTGGCCGCTCCCCAGCAGTGGGAAGGGTGAGGTGGGGCGGTTTTGATTTGCTGAAGTTTTCTGTGAGGACGAGTCGTAGATTTAGGTTCTCATCTCCGGTGACTTGGATGAGCCGTGTCGGGTAGCCGTGGTTAGGGGTGCCGAGATTTGCCGCAAGGGCACAATCTTTATGACTTGTGACGCATTGCCTAAGCCATTCTCTTGCCAGAGCGGCCGAGACATCGTGGGAGAGGACTTGGACAATCGTGCATTTCTGTATATGCTGAGGTCTGGAAACATAAAAGGCGAAGCGGGCTCGAGCGGATTGTCAAGCCGTCCTTCCAAATTCCTAAAGACAGAAAGCTCCCCCTTTATCTTTTCTCGAGTTTCCTCCGGATCGAGAATCCCGACTTTCAGCCAGGCCTCTCCTGGTCGTGAGACGAAGAGGCTGATCTGTACACTTCCAGAACCAATGTCGCTGCCTCTCAACATCCCAAAAAGCAGAGAACAGAGATGGCACCCTGATAGCGACGAAAGCTTGAGCTCAGAGAGGGAGGTATATGACCGAAAATTCTCGGTGCCCTTTTTCAGCGTCGGCAGGAGATCTGAGTTGGAAGCTGCGCTGTGGCAGGCTGTACACAGGACATGTTCTTCTGCCAGATCCGGAGATCGAGTAGCAGACATAGCATTCTGATGAGATTCCAAGCTCGAGGACGCAGGCGATTGACGAGAAACGCCAAGCTATTGTGAACCGAGTTGGCTATCAGAGGATTTGTCTTGCCGGATTCCTGCACCGGACCCAGCTCCGTCGTTACTGGTGGTTGAGAGCGAAAGCATGGGAAGCACCTGGGACAGGAAAGGGAGCTAGCTTAGCGGTCGACGGCCAAGTTCAAGGTGTAGGGAGAACGAACCCAAAACAACTCGAAAGTCTTGCCACATCAGGGGCATGATGCCATCACTACCTCCCATACACACGGAGATAAGATTTTTAGAGGTGGTTGAGCAGAAATGTTTCGGTTGGGTAGCTGGTTGGGTACCCATCATAGCCTGGCGCGCTCCACCTTGCTATCCAACGCCTTTAGACCTACCGGGCAACAAACTGTCATCACAGTTCACCTTCCCAATATAGTGACCGACAATGCCATCAATCTCCGCCACGAGTGCAAAAACGCTGATTTTGTTAAAATCTTGAATAGTGACGCGTTGCGACCGTTGATTCACAGAGGGCGAAACCCTGAATGCACACTCTGCACCTTTTTACAACAGACCGTGGTGCTTTCTGGCATCAAGCGTCATGGAACGTCGCTTGAGCTCGAAATCAGGCGGAACCACGAAGAGATCGCGGGAGAGCTCTGGTCCCTTGATCTGGTGCTTCATTCGTCCTGCATCAT from Podospora pseudopauciseta strain CBS 411.78 chromosome 6, whole genome shotgun sequence includes:
- a CDS encoding hypothetical protein (COG:S; EggNog:ENOG503NYT1), which gives rise to MDAFVTRRSQKRKTSDDFAVESHEESTDIKLAILASLHPDIEQEMLLDILLAHDGDVQATSNTLKSPSTPRSVKKTANNRIAGQTSLRAFAIDPSSGEPSPKKPKILSKKGQTLHLYDPQDISEHTPCTIIHNFLPAHEANELLFELLEESKTFQKASFKLFDNIVSSPHTSGFYVGSQKELQEQKDDYHYNGGRISDVRTLTPKLEAVRGRVQETVNSAIEEHIRTHHRGQKPRHQPSEPWCANAAFVNCYNGPQESVGWHTDQLTYLGPRPTIASLSLGVTREFRLRRISSFLPSSTSDNPDPNLQGQVSLPLPHNSLLIMHSTTQEEWKHSVSPSPTLTPHPVSGNIRINITYRHYRSAFHPKYTPKCHCGVPGVLRVVTNDTKQANGERERKENRGRYFYMCHAGNVPDPTKKKCGWFLWGDFDQDGNPRV
- the PEX7 gene encoding peroxisomal targeting signal 2 receptor (BUSCO:EOG09262VOC; COG:U; EggNog:ENOG503NXHS) produces the protein MASLLEARTPGFNPYSVKYSPYYDSRLAVASSSNYGIVGNGRLFILGLGPQGIAIEKTYDTNDAQYDLAWSEINENQCAVACGDGSIKLFDLNVPEFPVMNFHEHKRETFSVCWNPLTKDTFLSSSWDGTVKIWSPTRPASLKTLPVGNCTYSASFSPHNPSLISCVSSDSHLRLFDLRTPVNAKYHLVAQIPIHSPPSIPQSTILPRLSNGTTYAGAIPNEALTHDWNKYSDTVIATGGVDRTIRTFDIRNPTGGPTAVLLGHEFAVRKLQWSPHARDVLASAGYDMTVRVWSDGSAMPFPQEENVIRVGQELGLMNRHTEFCTGVDWCLFGTGGWVASVGWDERVLVWDAHTLLRR
- a CDS encoding hypothetical protein (EggNog:ENOG503P2ZH; COG:S), which codes for MKHQIKGPELSRDLFVVPPDFELKRRSMTLDARKHHANQNRPTSPFPLLGSGQNPPTLLDNLADFQHQIPFNQLPPTFREAAKVTRQLGHTHIWIDSLCIIQDSKADWRDESKIMGDIYANFVCTTSALTALSSVQGCFAEKSPDGKETTPRNPLAFRICHLPHGLHVDCHQRLDTFLQIDRSPLPLHTRAWVLQERILGPRTVYYGAWGLAWECVECLATESKSWGEDLWGMWEDKLLDELLWFTDTSSDRPHTREYLAPTWSWAGLEGRVFEEMALMPRVGPSGEDLLPEWIGKVVETGMDEKGRGYVRLQGAVKRVVRRRDGSGGGLVDRDRGGDHAVASWAADTVEDSK